A window of Pseudomonas guangdongensis contains these coding sequences:
- the ccoP gene encoding cytochrome-c oxidase, cbb3-type subunit III has protein sequence MTTFWSLYITILTVGTLLALTWLIFATRKGQRPDTTDQTMGHTFDGIEEYDNPLPRWWFLLFVGTLIFSVGYLALYPGLGKWKGVLPGYEDGWTGVNQWKKEMARADEQYGPLYAKYAAMPVAEVAKDEQALKMGARLFASNCSVCHGSDAKGAYGFPNLTDHDWLWGGEADTIKTTILGGRQAAMPAWKDVLGEEGIRNVAGYIRSLSDLKNPEGIDLAAGQQIYATNCVACHGVEAKGNPLMGAPNLTDRVWLYGSSFAQVQQTLRHGRNGVMPAQNEILGNDKVHLLAAYVYSLSQKAEQQ, from the coding sequence ATGACTACCTTTTGGAGTCTGTACATCACCATCCTCACCGTCGGCACCTTGCTGGCGTTGACATGGCTGATCTTCGCGACCCGCAAGGGCCAGCGCCCCGACACCACCGACCAGACCATGGGTCACACCTTCGACGGCATCGAGGAATACGACAATCCGCTGCCGCGCTGGTGGTTCCTGCTGTTCGTCGGCACCCTAATCTTCTCCGTCGGCTATCTGGCCCTCTACCCGGGCCTGGGCAAGTGGAAGGGCGTGCTGCCGGGCTATGAGGATGGCTGGACCGGTGTCAACCAGTGGAAGAAGGAAATGGCGCGCGCCGACGAGCAATACGGCCCGCTGTATGCCAAATACGCCGCCATGCCGGTGGCCGAAGTGGCCAAGGACGAGCAGGCCCTGAAGATGGGCGCTCGCCTGTTCGCCTCCAACTGCTCGGTGTGCCATGGCTCGGACGCCAAGGGCGCCTACGGCTTCCCCAACCTGACCGACCACGACTGGCTGTGGGGCGGCGAAGCCGACACCATCAAGACCACCATCCTCGGCGGTCGCCAGGCAGCCATGCCGGCCTGGAAGGACGTACTGGGCGAAGAGGGTATCCGCAACGTTGCCGGCTACATCCGCAGCCTGAGCGACCTCAAGAACCCCGAAGGCATCGACCTTGCCGCCGGTCAACAGATCTACGCCACCAACTGTGTAGCCTGTCACGGTGTCGAGGCCAAGGGTAATCCGCTGATGGGCGCGCCGAACCTGACCGACCGCGTATGGCTGTACGGTTCCAGCTTCGCCCAGGTGCAGCAGACCCTGCGCCACGGTCGTAACGGCGTGATGCCCGCCCAGAACGAGATTCTCGGCAACGACAAGGTTCACCTGCTCGCAGCGTACGTCTACAGCCTGTCGCAAAAGGCTGAGCAACAGTAA
- a CDS encoding cbb3-type cytochrome oxidase subunit 3, protein MEIGTLRGLGTALVLIAFAGLLLWAFSGKRKKNFDEAANLPFADEPETPEKPTSDEHASRSNKE, encoded by the coding sequence ATGGAAATCGGGACTCTGCGTGGCCTGGGCACTGCCCTGGTACTGATCGCCTTCGCGGGCTTGCTGCTGTGGGCATTCAGCGGCAAGCGCAAGAAAAACTTCGACGAAGCCGCCAACCTGCCGTTCGCCGACGAACCAGAGACGCCCGAGAAGCCCACGAGCGACGAGCACGCTTCCAGGAGCAATAAAGAATGA
- the ccoO gene encoding cytochrome-c oxidase, cbb3-type subunit II, translating to MKNHEIIEKNIGLMALLMVLAVSIGGLTQIVPLFFQKETTEPVEGLKPYTALQLEGRDIYIKEGCVGCHSQMVRPFRAETERYGHYSVAGESVYDHPFLWGSKRTGPDLARVGGRYSDDWHRAHLYNPRNVVPESKMPSYPWLVEHQLDGKHTAAKMEALRTLGVPYTDEDIAGARDAVKGKTEMDALVAYLQVLGTSIKNKR from the coding sequence ATGAAGAATCATGAAATCATCGAGAAGAACATCGGCCTGATGGCCCTGCTGATGGTCCTCGCCGTCAGCATCGGCGGTCTGACCCAGATCGTCCCGCTGTTCTTCCAGAAGGAAACCACCGAGCCCGTCGAGGGCCTCAAGCCCTATACCGCGCTGCAGCTGGAAGGCCGCGACATCTACATCAAGGAAGGCTGCGTCGGCTGCCACTCGCAGATGGTCCGCCCGTTCCGCGCCGAGACCGAGCGCTACGGCCACTACTCGGTCGCCGGCGAGAGCGTCTACGACCATCCGTTCCTCTGGGGTTCCAAGCGTACCGGTCCGGACCTGGCCCGCGTCGGCGGCCGCTACTCCGACGACTGGCACCGCGCGCACCTCTACAACCCGCGCAACGTCGTGCCCGAGTCGAAGATGCCGTCCTACCCGTGGCTGGTCGAGCATCAGCTCGACGGCAAGCACACCGCGGCCAAGATGGAAGCCCTGCGTACCCTGGGCGTGCCGTACACCGACGAGGACATCGCCGGCGCCCGCGACGCGGTCAAGGGCAAGACCGAAATGGACGCGCTCGTCGCGTACCTGCAGGTCCTCGGCACCAGCATCAAGAACAAACGGTAA
- the ccoN gene encoding cytochrome-c oxidase, cbb3-type subunit I: MSTAISQTAYNYKVVRQFAIMTVIWGVIGMGLGVLIAAQLVWPSLNFDLPWTSFGRLRPLHTNAVIFAFGGCALMATSFYVVQRTCQTRLFSDALASFVFWGWQAVIVLAVITLPQGFTSSKEYAELEWPIDILIAVVWVSYAVVFFGTVMKRQAKHIYVGNWFFGAFILVTAMLHIVNNMEIPVTLFKSYSMYSGATDAMIQWWYGHNAVGFFLTTGFLGMMYYFVPKQAERPVYSYRLSIVHFWALITLYIWAGPHHLHYTALPDWAQGLGMVMSVILLAPSWGGMINGMMTLSGAWHKLRHDPILRFLVVSLAFYGMSTFEGPMMAIKTVNALSHYTDWTIGHVHAGALGWVAMVSIGSLYHLIPKVFGRKEMHSIPLINAHFWLATIGTVLYIASMWVNGIAQGLMWRAVNEDGTLTYSFVEALEASHPGFLVRMIGGAFFLTGMLLMAYNTWRTVRVAKANEMAAAEQFVVQGAH; the protein is encoded by the coding sequence ATGAGTACAGCAATCAGTCAGACTGCTTATAACTATAAGGTGGTCCGCCAGTTCGCCATCATGACGGTGATCTGGGGGGTCATAGGAATGGGCCTAGGTGTCCTGATCGCTGCCCAGTTGGTATGGCCGAGCCTGAACTTCGACCTGCCCTGGACCAGCTTCGGCCGCCTGCGCCCCCTGCACACCAACGCGGTGATCTTCGCCTTCGGTGGTTGTGCCCTGATGGCCACCTCCTTCTACGTGGTGCAGCGCACCTGCCAGACCCGCTTGTTCAGCGACGCCCTTGCCTCCTTCGTGTTCTGGGGCTGGCAGGCGGTGATCGTGCTGGCAGTGATCACCCTGCCGCAGGGGTTCACTTCCTCCAAGGAGTACGCCGAACTGGAGTGGCCGATCGACATTCTGATCGCCGTGGTGTGGGTCTCCTACGCGGTGGTGTTCTTCGGCACCGTGATGAAGCGCCAGGCCAAGCACATCTACGTGGGCAACTGGTTCTTCGGCGCCTTCATCCTGGTGACGGCGATGCTGCACATCGTCAACAACATGGAGATCCCGGTCACCCTGTTCAAGTCCTACTCGATGTATAGCGGTGCCACCGACGCCATGATCCAGTGGTGGTACGGCCACAACGCTGTGGGCTTCTTCCTCACCACCGGCTTCCTCGGCATGATGTACTACTTCGTGCCCAAGCAGGCCGAGCGCCCGGTCTACTCCTACCGCCTGTCCATCGTCCACTTCTGGGCGCTGATCACCCTGTACATCTGGGCCGGCCCGCACCACCTGCACTACACCGCCCTGCCCGACTGGGCCCAGGGCCTGGGCATGGTGATGTCGGTGATCCTGCTGGCGCCGAGCTGGGGTGGCATGATCAACGGCATGATGACCCTCTCCGGGGCCTGGCACAAACTGCGCCATGACCCGATCCTGCGCTTCCTGGTGGTCTCCCTCGCCTTCTACGGCATGTCCACCTTCGAAGGCCCGATGATGGCCATCAAGACCGTCAACGCACTGTCCCACTACACCGACTGGACCATCGGCCACGTCCACGCCGGCGCCCTCGGCTGGGTCGCCATGGTGTCCATCGGCTCGCTGTACCACCTGATCCCGAAAGTGTTCGGCCGCAAGGAGATGCACAGCATCCCCCTGATCAACGCCCACTTCTGGCTCGCCACCATCGGCACCGTGCTGTACATCGCCTCCATGTGGGTCAACGGCATCGCCCAGGGCCTGATGTGGCGTGCGGTCAACGAGGACGGTACCCTCACCTACTCCTTCGTCGAAGCCCTCGAAGCCAGCCACCCCGGCTTCCTGGTCCGCATGATCGGCGGCGCCTTCTTCCTCACCGGCATGCTGCTGATGGCTTACAACACCTGGCGCACCGTGCGTGTGGCCAAGGCCAATGAAATGGCCGCCGCCGAGCAGTTCGTGGTTCAAGGAGCCCACTGA
- the ccoP gene encoding cytochrome-c oxidase, cbb3-type subunit III, whose amino-acid sequence MTGFWSFYITILTVGTLLALAWLIFVTRKGQRPDTTDQTMGHTFDGIEEYDNPLPRWWFLLFVGTLIFGALYLVLYPGLGNWKGVLPGYEGGWTQVKQWQREMDRADAEYGPLFAKYAAMPVAEVAKDEQALKMGSRMFASYCSVCHGSDAKGSYGFPNLTDSHWRWGGEAETIKASILAGRHGIMPGWVAVIGEDGVKNVAAYVRGELAGLPLPEGHGADLAAGQQIFAANCVACHGAEGKGVPAMGAPNLTASTGWIYGSSLTQLQQTIRNGRQGQMPAQEPYLGNDKVHLLAAYVYSLSQQPAQ is encoded by the coding sequence ATGACAGGATTCTGGAGTTTCTACATCACCATCCTCACCGTCGGCACCCTGCTGGCGCTGGCATGGCTGATCTTCGTGACCCGCAAGGGCCAACGCCCCGACACCACCGACCAGACCATGGGTCACACGTTCGACGGCATCGAGGAGTACGACAACCCGCTGCCGCGCTGGTGGTTCCTGCTGTTCGTCGGCACCCTGATCTTCGGCGCCCTGTACCTGGTGCTCTACCCGGGCCTGGGCAACTGGAAAGGCGTGCTGCCGGGCTATGAAGGCGGCTGGACCCAGGTCAAGCAGTGGCAGCGCGAAATGGACCGCGCCGACGCCGAGTACGGCCCGCTGTTCGCCAAGTACGCCGCCATGCCGGTGGCCGAGGTGGCCAAGGACGAGCAGGCCCTGAAGATGGGCTCGCGCATGTTCGCCTCCTACTGCTCGGTGTGCCATGGCTCGGACGCCAAGGGCAGCTACGGCTTCCCCAACCTGACCGACAGCCATTGGCGCTGGGGTGGCGAGGCGGAAACCATCAAGGCCTCCATCCTCGCCGGCCGTCACGGCATCATGCCGGGTTGGGTCGCCGTCATCGGCGAAGACGGGGTGAAAAACGTCGCCGCCTACGTGCGTGGCGAACTGGCCGGCCTACCGCTGCCGGAAGGCCACGGCGCCGACCTGGCTGCCGGCCAGCAGATTTTCGCCGCCAACTGTGTGGCCTGCCACGGCGCCGAAGGCAAGGGCGTACCCGCCATGGGCGCACCCAACCTGACCGCCAGCACCGGCTGGATCTATGGTTCGAGCCTGACCCAGCTGCAGCAGACCATCCGTAACGGTCGCCAGGGCCAGATGCCTGCCCAGGAACCCTACCTGGGCAACGACAAGGTGCATCTGCTCGCCGCCTACGTGTACAGCCTCTCGCAGCAACCCGCTCAATAA
- the ccoO gene encoding cytochrome-c oxidase, cbb3-type subunit II, translating to MKNHEIIEKNIGLMALLMVLAVSIGGLTQIVPLFFQKETTEPVEGLKPYTALQLEGRDIYIKEGCVGCHSQMVRPFRAETERYGHYSVAGESVYDHPFLWGSKRTGPDLARVGGRYSDDWHRAHLYNPRNVVPESKMPSYPWLVEHQLDGKHTAAKMEALRTLGVPYTDEDIAGARDAVKGKTEMDALVAYLQVLGTSIKNKR from the coding sequence ATGAAGAATCATGAAATCATCGAGAAGAACATCGGCCTGATGGCCCTGCTGATGGTTCTCGCCGTCAGCATCGGCGGTCTGACCCAGATCGTCCCGCTGTTCTTCCAGAAGGAAACCACCGAGCCCGTCGAGGGCCTCAAGCCCTACACCGCGCTGCAGCTGGAAGGCCGCGACATCTACATCAAGGAAGGCTGCGTCGGCTGCCACTCGCAGATGGTCCGTCCGTTCCGCGCCGAGACCGAGCGCTACGGCCACTACTCGGTCGCCGGCGAGAGCGTCTACGACCATCCGTTCCTCTGGGGCTCCAAGCGTACCGGTCCGGACCTGGCCCGCGTCGGCGGCCGCTACTCCGACGACTGGCACCGCGCGCACCTCTACAACCCGCGCAACGTCGTGCCCGAGTCGAAGATGCCGTCCTACCCGTGGCTGGTCGAGCATCAGCTCGACGGCAAGCACACCGCGGCCAAGATGGAAGCCCTGCGTACCCTGGGCGTGCCGTACACCGACGAGGACATCGCCGGCGCCCGCGACGCGGTCAAGGGCAAGACCGAAATGGACGCGCTCGTCGCGTACCTGCAGGTCCTCGGCACCAGCATCAAGAACAAGCGCTGA
- the ccoN gene encoding cytochrome-c oxidase, cbb3-type subunit I, protein MSTANLRTAYNYRVVRQFAIMTVIWGIVGMGLGVLIAAQLVWPSLNFDLPWTSFGRLRPLHTNAVIFAFGGCALFATSYYAVQRTCQTRLFGGPLVAFTFWGWQAVILLAAITLPLGYTSSKEYAELEWPIDILIAVVWVSYAVVFFGTVMQRKSKHIYVGNWFFGAFILVTAMLHIVNNLEIPVTFTKSYSLYAGATDAMIQWWYGHNAVGFFLTTGFLGMMYYFVPKQAERPVYSYRLSIVHFWALITLYIWAGPHHLHYTALPDWAQSLGMVMSVILLAPSWGGMINGMMTLSGAWHKLRHDPILRFLVVSLAFYGMSTFEGPMMAIKTVNALSHYTDWTIGHVHAGALGWVAMVSIGSLYHLIPKVFGRKEMHSIPLINAHFWLATIGTVLYIASMWVNGIAQGLMWRAVNEDGTLTYSFVEALEASHPGFLVRMIGGAFFLTGMLLMAYNVWRTVRVAKANEMAAAEQFVVQGAH, encoded by the coding sequence ATGAGCACAGCAAATCTCAGGACTGCTTATAACTACAGGGTGGTTCGCCAGTTCGCCATCATGACGGTGATCTGGGGAATCGTCGGGATGGGGCTCGGCGTACTGATCGCCGCACAACTGGTCTGGCCGAGTCTGAACTTCGACCTGCCCTGGACCAGTTTCGGCCGTCTGCGCCCCCTGCACACCAACGCGGTGATCTTCGCCTTCGGTGGTTGCGCCCTGTTCGCCACTTCCTACTACGCGGTGCAGCGCACCTGCCAGACCCGCCTGTTCGGCGGTCCGCTGGTCGCCTTCACCTTCTGGGGCTGGCAGGCCGTCATCCTCCTCGCCGCCATCACCCTGCCGCTGGGCTATACCTCCTCCAAGGAGTACGCCGAGCTGGAGTGGCCGATCGACATCCTGATCGCCGTGGTGTGGGTCTCCTACGCGGTGGTGTTCTTCGGCACCGTAATGCAGCGCAAGAGCAAGCACATCTACGTGGGCAACTGGTTCTTCGGTGCCTTCATCCTGGTGACGGCGATGCTGCACATCGTCAACAACCTGGAGATCCCGGTCACCTTCACCAAGTCCTACTCGCTGTATGCCGGCGCCACCGACGCGATGATCCAGTGGTGGTACGGCCACAACGCCGTGGGCTTCTTCCTCACCACCGGCTTCCTCGGCATGATGTACTACTTCGTGCCCAAGCAGGCCGAACGCCCGGTCTACTCCTACCGCCTGTCCATCGTCCACTTCTGGGCGCTGATCACCCTGTACATCTGGGCCGGCCCGCACCACCTGCACTACACCGCCCTGCCCGACTGGGCCCAGTCGCTGGGCATGGTGATGTCGGTGATCCTGCTGGCGCCAAGCTGGGGCGGCATGATCAACGGCATGATGACCCTCTCCGGGGCCTGGCACAAACTGCGCCATGACCCGATCCTGCGCTTCCTGGTGGTCTCCCTCGCCTTCTACGGCATGTCCACCTTCGAAGGCCCGATGATGGCCATCAAGACCGTCAACGCACTGTCCCACTACACCGACTGGACCATCGGCCACGTCCACGCCGGCGCCCTCGGCTGGGTCGCCATGGTGTCCATCGGCTCGCTGTACCACCTGATCCCGAAAGTGTTCGGCCGCAAGGAGATGCACAGCATCCCCCTGATCAACGCCCACTTCTGGCTCGCCACCATCGGCACCGTGCTGTACATCGCCTCCATGTGGGTCAACGGCATCGCCCAGGGCCTGATGTGGCGTGCGGTCAACGAGGACGGCACCCTCACCTACTCCTTCGTCGAAGCCCTCGAAGCCAGCCACCCCGGCTTCCTGGTCCGCATGATCGGCGGCGCTTTCTTCCTCACCGGCATGCTGCTGATGGCTTACAACGTCTGGCGCACCGTGCGTGTGGCCAAGGCCAATGAAATGGCCGCCGCCGAGCAGTTCGTGGTTCAAGGAGCCCACTGA
- a CDS encoding alpha/beta family hydrolase, translated as MNFSGLMWSVPPDEVRGRLILAHGAGAPMDSPFMTGMSERLAGRGILVARFEFPYMAQRRQGGGKRPPNPQSQLLECWRTIWREVNAEASGDWAIGGKSMGGRMASLLADELGAAALICLGYPFHAAGKPERPRVEHLADLQTPTLIVQGERDALGNRERVAGYALSPAIRLHWLAAGDHDLKPLKASGYTHAAHLDSAAAQVAAFFVAE; from the coding sequence ATGAATTTTTCCGGCCTGATGTGGTCTGTGCCGCCGGACGAGGTGCGCGGGCGGCTGATTCTGGCCCATGGGGCGGGCGCGCCGATGGACAGCCCGTTCATGACCGGGATGAGCGAGCGGCTGGCCGGGCGCGGCATCCTTGTGGCGCGTTTCGAGTTTCCCTACATGGCGCAGCGGCGCCAGGGCGGTGGCAAGCGCCCGCCCAACCCGCAGTCACAATTGCTGGAGTGCTGGCGGACGATCTGGCGGGAGGTGAACGCCGAGGCGTCGGGCGACTGGGCGATCGGCGGCAAGTCGATGGGCGGGCGCATGGCCAGCCTGCTGGCCGACGAGCTGGGGGCGGCGGCGCTGATCTGTCTCGGCTACCCGTTCCATGCCGCCGGCAAGCCCGAGCGGCCGCGCGTCGAGCATCTGGCCGACCTGCAGACGCCGACGCTGATCGTCCAGGGCGAGCGCGATGCGCTGGGCAACCGCGAGCGGGTCGCCGGCTATGCGCTGTCGCCCGCGATCCGGCTGCACTGGCTGGCGGCCGGCGATCACGACCTCAAGCCGCTCAAGGCCTCCGGGTACACTCACGCCGCGCATCTGGACAGCGCTGCGGCACAGGTTGCAGCCTTCTTCGTGGCGGAGTGA